The nucleotide window ACTTGGACCTCTTTCTCCAGACTTTAAAGAGTCTTGATTATTGCTAATCTTTAGACCTTGATTGGTGGTCAGCGCCTGATCAGAATTATCTGTCGTATGATTCTCGAGCTGATGTAACTTTTCATCGGAAAAATCCTTTTTTTTCATAATATTAATATTTGGGTGTTTGCTAAATTTAATCATGATTTAACAAATACTGTACCTGTGATAAACTATAAATACTATCAATAATGGGTATAAATAATCAAAACAGATTGGATGATATAATGTACTATAGTAGATGAGCTTATAACCGCTTATCTAGTGGAAGGCTCAATTTAACTTATATTTGATGAAGGAGGACAATTAAATAAAATTCTTCTTTATATGTTTGTACTAATGCTAGGATTATTCTGCGTCTTTTTAGATAGCACAAAAATTTTTAGCAAAAAATATTAAGTAAAAAAAGGTAACAGAATATAAATATTACCATATTAGATCAAATACACAAATAAATCAACTGCAAAGCATAATGTTTTCACAAAATATCTAAACCACTTTATGAGGCACCATTCTTGTAAAACTATTGATACACTAAATAAAAATATTATGAACAATGACAAAACAATTTCAGTACTCAACGATTTACTGAATATTACGAATGACAGAATTGCAGGCTTTTCAAAAGTAGAAGATAAAGTTTGGGAAACACACTCTGATTTAAAATCAGCTTACGATGATTTAAAATCAGCTTACGATGATATGGTTTCAAGATCTACAGATATGAAAAACGATCTAATCAACCTTATCAATACAAAAGGTGGAGAAGCTGATAACTCAACAAGTGTGTCTGGGGCTTTTCACAGAGCTTGGATCGATGTTAAAAATACCTTTGCAACCGATAAAGATGAATCAACACTTGAGAATGTAGTATTTGGAGAAAAAGCAGCAATAGATGCTTACCAGGACGCGTTGGACAGTGGAGACCTATGCCCTGAAAGTACCACACTAATCTTAGACCAGCTCCATCACCTTAAGGCTTCCTATGCTAAATTTGAAACTTTGGAAAGCATCAGCTAAAGTTTTGTGAATACTGATTTTATTGATTAGTATCAAACAAAAGGAGATAAAAATAATTTAACTTATTTTTATCTCCTTTTTAGTTTGAACTTACAGGTAAATAATTATTGTGAGAGTAATAATTTATTCACTACCAATTTTTTTCTGAAATGCACTGATACCAGCAAGCTTATCAGTGCTTATCTGATAAACAACTTCGACACAAAAGGATGACATTTCGTACAATACGAATTTCAACATATCTGTACTGGTTTCACTGATGACTTTTCCTTGAATTATTACCAGCTCATATTGAGACTGATTGGTAAGATTCTTAAAATCATAATATGAAATAGCCATAATATTAAGTGTTATTTTTTTGTTTACTTGTAGATTTACAGATCACGGATCAAACGAAATGTCAGATTAATTCTCTCTTTCATAAGTATTGTAGATTTAGCGATCCGATGTTCCCAATGTTCCTGCAGATCACCTTTCATAATGAGAAGGGATCCGTTTGTAAGTGGCAGGCTGTATTTGCTCTGATGATGTTCCTTTTTTCTGAAATCAAAGTTTCTTGTTTCGCCTAAACTGATAGAGGCGATCACTGGGCGCTTTCCATACCTGCTCTCTTTATCCCGGTGCCAGGCAACTGAATCATTGTTGTCACGATAAAGATTTAATAGAACACCATTAAACCGGTAACCGAATTCTTTTTCTATTCTTTCTTTTAAAGTTATCAACTCCGGGGTCCAGGAGTTGGTGTTTGATGTATTATTATCTGCTGACTCGTTGTCTTTTGAATCCCCGTACCAAGCTGTTAACCTTGGCGTTATAACCATCTTATCATACATTTTCTGAATACGTTGTTCCCAGGGCACGGTCTGAAGCAGATGGTCTTTTAATCCATCAGCCTCTTCCCGCTCAGGAAATTCTCTTTGTATTCCAAAAGGTCTTTTGGAAATTCGTAGAATTCTGCGGGATCAAATAAACTCAATTGTCCCATTGTGATTTTAAATAAAATATTTATTTTTGTTTAATCCCGTTCAATGGGATTAATTTTTTTTCATCATTTGTGTTTTTAGCTTCCCTTCGGGGAAGTTTTCTGAATAACTAAGTTCTAAATAAGCTTTTCGAAATAGATTTAACCCTAATCTACAATTTTTGATTTGATTTGCTTTATATCGGTTTTGATCTCTTTGATAAAATTTTGAATATGATGTTCTGAGAATTCATCAGGCTCATATTCTTTTGTATTGATACTGCATGCAAATTCCCAGATCTCTTTGATCTCAGGCAATGGAATTTTGTACGGCTCATAAAATTGATTGTCAGCCTTAACCCAAATACCATCTGCTTCGTGAAACTGAAATCTTTTGTAACTGATACCATCATTGGTTGTGATGAAAACATAAGTTCTGTCTGTTTTCAGATCCGAAAGATTTTCGACATACTTCCCTACGATGTAGGTTCCATTCTTATAGGGTGGCATTGAATCTCCGTCAGCGGGGAATGCCCTGAACTTACCACCTTTCAAGAATGGTAACGATATGGTCTCCAGACTTTCTATGTATTCCGGATCTCCATAGCCGTTTAAGTAACCCATAGAAGCTTTTTGTGGAATAATCTCAATCTGATCATTTCCATCCTGATCAACTCTAATAGGAAGAACGATTCTATTATCGGGAAGTTCTATAATTTCGTCTATAGAAAATTTTCTGACATCTACCGTTAACAAAAGGTCGATGCTGATATTATAGAATTTTGAAATTCTAATCAATATTTCACTCGGAGGTTCTGATCTTCCATATTCATACGCGACATATCTGGATCGGGTTAGAATTAACAGATCCGCCAGCTCTTGCTGCGTCATATTTTTCTTACCTCTCAAAAACGTGATATTATCAGAGAATTTCGACATTGTTACAATTTTAGACAACAAAAATACAAAATTTGTTTCAAAACGTAACTAAGCTTGTACAATGAAAAGAGCAATTGCAAATATGGACCTAGATACTTTCTTTGTCTCCTGTGAACCGCTGAGAAACTCCGAATTGGAGAAAAAGCATGTGATCATAGGAGGTAGAGACCGTGGTGTGGTGGCATCATGCTCATATGAGGTCAGGAAATTCGGAGTACGGTTTGCGATGCCTATCAAGATGGCACTGCGATTATGTCCGGAAGCAAAAGTGATCAAGGTTAATATTTACGTATTTGCAAACCTCTTGCAGGATCTAATAGTTGAAAATCCTGGGCTTAATTATTTGCGCGAAGTTATATACGCAATTTTAGTTAGGCGTGATTTCAACATATTTGCAATATTTGATTTCATAAGGGGGGCTGTAATATTAGATAAGCTATTTTCAGGAGCAGAACTATTACAGTTAGCAACTAGTTTTACTGTATTTGGTTATCGTCTATCTGAAAACATCGATTTGGCAAGCAATCAAGAAGGAGTAAAGACTGAAGTAAAAAGTCAGGTACAGGCAATGGATAAACAGCTTTTAAAATATCAGAACGAACTCAACAAAATACTATCAAAGCGAAAGAAACGATGCTAAAATCAGTAGATGCTTATCTCAAAATAAATAATGCTAATAAGCATTTAGATAGTTTTGTGAGATTTTAAAAGTAATTATTAACTCTTTGGGTATTGCCGAAGTGGGGCATTTGAAACCGTCAGTAAAAATATAGTGCAAAGGCTGATATAAGTAACAATTGTTGATGAGCTCCGTCAGCCCCCATTATGGAAATACCTTGTTACAGGCAGTGTTTTTAGTTTCCTTAGTATTCACCGTCTTTTACCAAGGACAACTTGCAGGTTCTGGAAAGTATTCTTCGCTAATAAACTTTCCTGTTGGTCCCTTTTCGTCAATCATAGCATATTTAGCAATTCGTTTTCCTGCTAGTTCAGGAGTACTTGTACCTTGATGTCCTGTAAAATCAGTTTGGGTATAACCTGGGCAAACCATATTTATTTTAAATTTACTACTGTCACGAAGTTCATACGCAAGATTTACAGTGTACATATTTAATGCTGCTTTACTTGATTGATATACCGATGTTTTAAATTCATTTGTGGGACTTTCTGGATTAGAAGCAATTGTAATTGAAGCCATAGCAGTACTTACATTTACAATTCGAGGTTGTTCTGATTTTTTTAGTAACTCAACAAATATTTGCGTTACACTTACTACTCCAAATAGATTAGTTGCAAATACTGAATAGAATTGTTCCAATGTGGCAGTAAGTGCTGATTGTGGAAAACCACCAGAAATTCCTGCATTATTTATCAAAACATCTAATTTACCTTGTTCCTTTTCAATGATGTTTTTAGCTGATAAAATAGATTTTGAATTGGTAACATCTAATTCAATAGCTTTTATATTTCCAAACCCACTTGCTAATAGATCATTTACTGCTACTTCTCCTTTCTGAATATCTCTACAACCAATGTAAACAAAATATTCATTTTGTAATAACTCTCTTGCTGTGGCTAAACCAATACCTTTATTAGCCCCTGTGATTAATGCTGATTTCATTTTTTATTCTTTTTTAAATTAATAATGCAAAATTGCAATGAATAAAAATGAGCTGATTTACCATTTGGTAAAAAATCTAACGTATATTTTTTCTAATTCTGCTTAATGATTGTTGAGTAACTCCTAAATAAGATGCAATATAAGTTAAAGGTATTCTATTGATAAGGGATGGATGATTATTCATAAATTCAAGATACCGAGTAGTAGCATCTTCTGAAATTACAGGACTTTTTCTCGATTTTTGATAAAGGCATTTTTGAACCATTTTGTTTTTGATATTATCCCAACCCACAATGGTATGAGTAAGCTCATCCCAATCATCGTTTGAAAATAAGATCAGTTTACAATCAGTACAAGCCTGCAAATATTCAGTAGATACTGTATTAGCTTTAAAATTAATATAGTCAGCTATAAGGCTATTTTCAGTTATGAAACATCGGGTAATTTCTTCACCTTTGTTATTGTAATAACAACCACGAACAACGCCGTCCACAAGGAAACCGACTTGTCGGGGAATTTTTCCCGCTTCGGAAAAATAGTTTTCTTTCGAAAGTTTTAACTCTTTAGCTTTGCCTGCAATAAGGTCAATTTGCTGTTTGTTCAAGTTGCCAAATTGCAAAATATATTCTATCAATTCTTCCATTGTCGCAAAGTTAGCAAATAGCTACGTCTGTCATTTACCAATTGGTAAAAAGCAGGTTGTGATGTCAAATTATTTTAATTGGCTTGGGTGTCCTAACATTGCCTGTAACTTTTATATAACCGCTGTATTTACAGCGCGTATCTATCCATATTCGACTGAATATGCGATAAAATACACGCTTTTATCTTTTTTCAGTTTATTATTACCTAACAAAAAAAAGAGCCATTACATTTGCAATGGCTCTTTTTAGAATAATTTTATTAAATTATTATTTCTTAACAAACTTGATTGTTTGTACACCCTTATCTGTAAAGATGTTAATCAGATAAGTTCCTTGAATCAATGTGTGGACGTTTAGTTTCCTTTCGTTCGACATTGTTCTCTCAGAGATTTTCTTACCATCAATAGACATAATCACAATCTTAGTAATTTTATCTTCACCACTGAAATGTAATATATCATTAACTGGGTTTGGATAAATTTGAAGCTTGATATTACTGCTCGGATTATTCACTCCTAAAGTATCATTATAAGCCAAAACAGCTAGCGACGTTTTAGACTCGCATCCACCAATTGTCTGAGTAGCGTAATAAGATTTATTATTTACTATTAAAGTAGTCATCGGTAAAGCATTGATGTGATCTGTCGCATCAGTAGCTGTTGCATACCATTTAATTCCCTGACCATTAACAATCAGTACACTCAGTGTATCTCCCGAATTGAAAGTTTGTGTTGTAATACCAGTCGGCGCATTCACCACATCTGCTTGGGTGATTGTAAATGATTGAGTTGTCTGACAACCATTGGCATCTGTTACAGTGACTAGGTATGGTCCTGCTGCAAGGCCGTTTGCGGTAGCTGCTGTTCCTCCACTTGGTGACCAACTGTAAGAGTATAATCCAGTTCCGCCAGTAACATTCACTGTTGCGGAACCAGTTGCACTACCATTACAAGACACATTGGTTTGTGATCCTGCTGTTGCTACCAATGCTGTTGGTTCTGTTATTGTTACAGATACATTTCCTGTACATCCATTGGCATCTTTTACAGTTACAGTATAAGTTCCCGCTGTTAATCCCGCTCTGTCCTTTGTAAGGATACCACCGCCCCAGTTATATGTGTACGGCGCAGTTCCGCCAGATGGAGTGAGTGTAATTGATCCATTGGATCCGCCATTACAGCTTACATTATTTTTAGTTGCAGATGCACTAACTGATGATACTGTCAAAGCTACACTGTTGGATGTTGCTGTAGGTGCACAAACCCCTGATGCAACAACTCTATATAAGTAACCATTTAATCCCGCTGTTGCTCCTGTTATTGTTAATGTAGAGGATGTAGCTCCTGAATATGGTGCTCCATTGCTGATATTGATAAAACCCGCTCCCTGATCTACTTGCCATTGGTAACCTGTAGCATTGCTTGCTGTTGCTGTAAAAGTAGTTGTTGCTCCTGCGCAGATGGTACCTGCACTTGGCTGGGATGTTATCGCAGGTGCTGAATTTACTGTCAGTGTTGCACTGTTGGATGTTGCCGCAGGCGAACAAGCTCCAGTAGCTACAACTCTGTAAGCATAACCATTTAATCCCGCTGTTGCTTCTGTTATAGTCAATGTTCCTGTGGTAGCTCCTGAATATAGTGTTCCATTGCTGATATTGATAAATCCTGCTCCCTGATCAACTTGCCATTGGTAACCCGTAGCATTGCTAAATACTGCCGAGAAAGTTGTGTTAGATCCCGCACAAACAGTTCTTGCACTTGGCTGGGATGTTATCGCAGGTGCTGAATTTACTGTCAGTGTTGCACTGTTGGATGTTGCCGCAGGCGAACAAGATCCAGTAGCTACAACTCTGTAAGCGTAACCATTCAAAGCAGATGTTGCTCCTGTTATCGTTAATGTAGAGGATGTAGCTCCAGAATATGGTGCTACATTGCTGATATTGATAAAACCCGCTCCCTGATCAACTTGCCATTGATAACCTGTAGCATTGTTAAATACTGCAGAGAAAGTTGTGTTAGATCCCGCACAAATAGTTCTTGCACTTGGCTGAGAAGCTATCGCAGGTACTGAATTTACTGTCAATGTTGCACTGTTGGATGTTGCCGCAGGCGAACAAGCTCCAGTAGCTACAACTCTGTAAGCGTAACCATTCAAAGCAGATGTTGCTCCTGTTATAGTTAATGTTCCTGTGGTGGCTCCTGAATATGGTGCTCCATTGCTGATATTGATAAATCCTGCTCCCTGATCAACTTGCCATTGGTAACCTGTAGCATTGCTAAATACTGCCGAGAAAGTTGTGTTAGATCCCGCACAAACAGTTCTTGCACTTGGCTGGGATGTTATCGCAGGTGCTGAATTTACTGTCAGTGTTGCACTGTTGGATGTTGCCGCAGGCGAACAAGATCCAGTAGCTACAACTCTGTAAGCGTAACCATTCAAAGCAGATGTTGCTCCTGTTATTGTTAATGTAGAGGATGTAGCTCCTGAATATGGTGCTCCATTGCTGATATTGATAAAACCCGCTCCCTGATCTACTTGCCATTGGTAACCTGTAGCATTGCTTGCTGTTGCTGTAAAAGTAGTTGTTGCTCCTGCGCAGATGGTACCTGCACTTGGCTGGGATGTTATCGCAGGTGCTGAATTTACTGTCAGTGTTGCACTGTTGGATGTTGCCGCAGGCGAACAAGATCCAGTAGCTACAACTCTGTATGCATAACCATTCAAAGCAGCTGTTGCTCCTGTTATAGTCAATGTTGCTGTGGTGGCTCCTGAATATGGTGTTTCATTACTGATATTGATAAATCCTGCTCCCTGATCTACTTGCCATTGATAACCTGTAGCATTGCTAAATACTGCAGAGAAAGTTGTGTTAGATCCTGCACAAATAGTTTTTGAACTTGGCTGCGAATTAACAGATGGCGAAGAATTAACCGTCAAAGTCGCTCCATTGGATACAGCTACCGGTGCACAAGTGCCTGTTGCTATTAATCTATATATATAACCATTAAAAGCAGCTGTTGCTCCTGTTATAGTTAATGTAGCTGTTGTAGTTCCTGAATATTGTGAATTATTACTGATATTGATAAATCCTGCTCCCTGGTCAACTTGCCATTGGTAACCAGTAGCATTATTTGCAGCAACAGTAAAAGTAGTAGTTACTCCTGCGCAAATTGTACTTGCGCTTGGCTGGGATGTTATCGCAGGTGCTGTACAAGCAGAATAAAAAGAATATCCCGTAGGTACATTAACAACTGTAGGATCATCATATTTCAAAGCAGTCCAATTGTTTCTATTTAATATAGCTGCCTTTAAAGCTGCCAGAGAAGAAAATGGAGCTCCAGCACCATTGAACTGTCCTTTCGTATAATTCTGAATATTGGTAGCAGGTGGTGTTGGCTTAAAGAAGCCCACCCAAAATGCACTGCTGGCATTTAAGCCAGGCGGCATATTGGAAGAACTTGGTCCTGCAGAACAAGCTGAATTAATCCCTATTGTATCCCATGAAGTATCAGTTGTATGTACTGAATAATAATCAATTGGGCAGTAATTCCAATGAAAACCCCCAATCATAGTTACTCCACTTGCTGCCGGGTTTCCTGCGCCACCCTGAAACGCTATAATTTGATCTCCAGATGGTGATGATAATGACAGACCATTGGCATTACTTCCCGCAATGGAAGCTACTGTGCCTTTTGCAACATTATTGACTTTGGCACTTAAACTTTGAATAACCACCTCTGTACCAGCTGTCACATTATCACTTCCCAAAGACCAGGAAATTGAGCCTTCAGTTCCGCCATTAGCGGACTGCCAAGTATTATTTCCGAAATACCCTCTGTCGGTAAAATAAATAACTGTATTAGGTTGAAGATCTTTTAAAGCTACAAAGGAAAACTTATCGTCAGTAACTGTTTTAGTTGCATCAAAGGAAGTGATTAAAATATCTCCAGCTGATAGCGTTGTCTGAGATTTTACAATGCCGGTTCCACTAAGCACCATTATAAAAATCATTAAATAGAAAGATTGTACTTTCTGCGATTTAATTTTTATAAGTTCAGGACCTGAAAAAAGATGACAGATAAGTCGCCGTAGTCCTGAAAAAATAAAATCCATTTTTAGTGTAGGATAAAATTTTCTCATGTTTATTTATTTTTTGTTTGTTCATGGTAGTTTTAGAAAAATCACAATTATAATTAATTATTAATCAATGATTTTCACAAAACTAATTATTTTTTTACAATTTCAAAATTAAATTATCGTTTTTACATACAATTGCGTATAAATACCTAATCGATCATTTGGCTCGATCCTTATTAATATAGTTTCTTCAAAGAACGCATCGATAAGACTTGATTAAATGATTGCAGTGGTTTTTCAATCGAAATGAAAATAATTTGAAAATTCTGAAATTTGAAATCTGCAGGAGAAATAATTGAAATAGATCAAAATTAGCAGTTATCATTGACCTATGATATTCGATGGATAAGGATAAATCCCCTGAGATCAAGAGGCATTCGGGAGATTGTAAGTATAACTTCCCGTGATCCATATCCGTAATAACATGAAATTGGAATATTTAAAAAAAATGATATAATTGACTTTGCATTTTTTCCATGGCAACAAATCAAAAATAATTGATAGTCATAATTTGCGATCTATTATGTGATCAATCTAAAAAGAACATCTAAAATAAGCTATCACCTTTAAAAATTCGCTGACCATATTTGCCTCGTCATTATTATATTACATCAACCTAAAAGCTCCTATATTACATCATTTACTGAAATTATGAATTATTATTGATCATTGAGCAACTATAACTATATTAATGGCACATTATTGGTTATTTTCCGAGCATAAAATTTAAAATATGAAAAACAACATTACAAATTGGTCATTGGCAATATTTTCATTAACAATGACAATATCCTGCTCAAAAAATGAATCTTCAAAATCTGTTGATTCCAAATCCGGAGATACACTAAATATCTCTACTCTAAAACCATCCGGACCAGCACCGGAATGGGGAAAAACGATCAAACCTGAAATGCAGGCTGTCATCGAAAAGCTAGCCAGCTATGGCGACAAACCCATTGAAACTCTTACTCCTGAAGAAGCTCGAAAAAACCATACGCCCACAAATGCTGTTATGGATCTTGTAAAAGAAAATAATATTGCCGTTCCAGCACCTAAGGTTGATACAACAGGAGTTAATATAAAAATTGCAGGCGGTAAAATTCACGCAAGAGTTTATACACCGAAAACCGGCAGAGAATCATACCCAATTATCGTTTACTATCATGGTGGAGGCTTCGTCATTGCGGATCTTGATGTTTACAATGCATCAGCTCAGGGATTAGCAGAGCAGACTGAATCAGTAGTGGTATCTGTTGCTTATCGTTTAGCTCCGGAAAATAAATTTCCAACAGCACATAATGATGCTTTTGCAGCCTACGAATGGGTAATTAAAAATGCCGCAACAATTAAAGGTGATCCTAAAAAAATTGCGGTGGTTGGTGAAAGTGCAGGAGGAAATCTTGCCACTAATGTATCAATTATGGCAAGAGACAAAAAAATTATGACTCCACTACATCAGGTTCTTATCTATCCGATTGCACAATCTGACATGAATACTACATCATATACCAAATACGCTGGTGCAAAACCTCTGAACAAACCGATGATGGAATGGTTTACAAAACATTACCTCAATAATATGAATGAAGCGAAAGACCCGAGGATTTCCCTAATTAATGCAAATCTAAAAGGTCTTCCCCCAACAACGATTATTACCGCGGAGATCGACCCGCTACATGATGACGGAACGATGTTGGCTGACAAGCTTTCTGCTGCAGGAGTAAAGGTGAACAGCAAAAACTACGAAGGTGTCACTCACGAATTTTACGGAATGGCGATCGTGGTACCACAGGCAAAAGAAGCTCAGGCTTATGCTGCTGAACAACTGAAAGCTGCTCTTAAATAATATCGCAACTTTATTTAAAATTTGAAACTATAAAATCCCCATTATAAGACTGGGGATTTATTTTTAGGATAATAAAAAATTTAATAATACCAAATCAATCCACAATATGAATCAGCAAGAAAAAGATAACATTAAAAATTATGTTAGATATTCAGACGAGATCGAAGTTAAGCAACCCAACGAAGATGAAGACAGTCGCGCAGTGGTAGAATCAATGGCGAGAGTCAATAAAATCATGTTTGAGAGGTATCGCCACGCCGTGCGTGATGCCCACGCCAAAAATCATGGAATTCTTCGCGGAGAATTAGAAATCTATGACAATCTGCCTGA belongs to Chryseobacterium sp. KACC 21268 and includes:
- a CDS encoding PA2169 family four-helix-bundle protein, with product MNNDKTISVLNDLLNITNDRIAGFSKVEDKVWETHSDLKSAYDDLKSAYDDMVSRSTDMKNDLINLINTKGGEADNSTSVSGAFHRAWIDVKNTFATDKDESTLENVVFGEKAAIDAYQDALDSGDLCPESTTLILDQLHHLKASYAKFETLESIS
- a CDS encoding Crp/Fnr family transcriptional regulator, giving the protein MEELIEYILQFGNLNKQQIDLIAGKAKELKLSKENYFSEAGKIPRQVGFLVDGVVRGCYYNNKGEEITRCFITENSLIADYINFKANTVSTEYLQACTDCKLILFSNDDWDELTHTIVGWDNIKNKMVQKCLYQKSRKSPVISEDATTRYLEFMNNHPSLINRIPLTYIASYLGVTQQSLSRIRKNIR
- a CDS encoding helix-turn-helix domain-containing protein — its product is MSKFSDNITFLRGKKNMTQQELADLLILTRSRYVAYEYGRSEPPSEILIRISKFYNISIDLLLTVDVRKFSIDEIIELPDNRIVLPIRVDQDGNDQIEIIPQKASMGYLNGYGDPEYIESLETISLPFLKGGKFRAFPADGDSMPPYKNGTYIVGKYVENLSDLKTDRTYVFITTNDGISYKRFQFHEADGIWVKADNQFYEPYKIPLPEIKEIWEFACSINTKEYEPDEFSEHHIQNFIKEIKTDIKQIKSKIVD
- a CDS encoding T9SS type A sorting domain-containing protein, which codes for MIFIMVLSGTGIVKSQTTLSAGDILITSFDATKTVTDDKFSFVALKDLQPNTVIYFTDRGYFGNNTWQSANGGTEGSISWSLGSDNVTAGTEVVIQSLSAKVNNVAKGTVASIAGSNANGLSLSSPSGDQIIAFQGGAGNPAASGVTMIGGFHWNYCPIDYYSVHTTDTSWDTIGINSACSAGPSSSNMPPGLNASSAFWVGFFKPTPPATNIQNYTKGQFNGAGAPFSSLAALKAAILNRNNWTALKYDDPTVVNVPTGYSFYSACTAPAITSQPSASTICAGVTTTFTVAANNATGYQWQVDQGAGFINISNNSQYSGTTTATLTITGATAAFNGYIYRLIATGTCAPVAVSNGATLTVNSSPSVNSQPSSKTICAGSNTTFSAVFSNATGYQWQVDQGAGFINISNETPYSGATTATLTITGATAALNGYAYRVVATGSCSPAATSNSATLTVNSAPAITSQPSAGTICAGATTTFTATASNATGYQWQVDQGAGFINISNGAPYSGATSSTLTITGATSALNGYAYRVVATGSCSPAATSNSATLTVNSAPAITSQPSARTVCAGSNTTFSAVFSNATGYQWQVDQGAGFINISNGAPYSGATTGTLTITGATSALNGYAYRVVATGACSPAATSNSATLTVNSVPAIASQPSARTICAGSNTTFSAVFNNATGYQWQVDQGAGFINISNVAPYSGATSSTLTITGATSALNGYAYRVVATGSCSPAATSNSATLTVNSAPAITSQPSARTVCAGSNTTFSAVFSNATGYQWQVDQGAGFINISNGTLYSGATTGTLTITEATAGLNGYAYRVVATGACSPAATSNSATLTVNSAPAITSQPSAGTICAGATTTFTATASNATGYQWQVDQGAGFINISNGAPYSGATSSTLTITGATAGLNGYLYRVVASGVCAPTATSNSVALTVSSVSASATKNNVSCNGGSNGSITLTPSGGTAPYTYNWGGGILTKDRAGLTAGTYTVTVKDANGCTGNVSVTITEPTALVATAGSQTNVSCNGSATGSATVNVTGGTGLYSYSWSPSGGTAATANGLAAGPYLVTVTDANGCQTTQSFTITQADVVNAPTGITTQTFNSGDTLSVLIVNGQGIKWYATATDATDHINALPMTTLIVNNKSYYATQTIGGCESKTSLAVLAYNDTLGVNNPSSNIKLQIYPNPVNDILHFSGEDKITKIVIMSIDGKKISERTMSNERKLNVHTLIQGTYLINIFTDKGVQTIKFVKK
- a CDS encoding alpha/beta hydrolase, whose product is MTISCSKNESSKSVDSKSGDTLNISTLKPSGPAPEWGKTIKPEMQAVIEKLASYGDKPIETLTPEEARKNHTPTNAVMDLVKENNIAVPAPKVDTTGVNIKIAGGKIHARVYTPKTGRESYPIIVYYHGGGFVIADLDVYNASAQGLAEQTESVVVSVAYRLAPENKFPTAHNDAFAAYEWVIKNAATIKGDPKKIAVVGESAGGNLATNVSIMARDKKIMTPLHQVLIYPIAQSDMNTTSYTKYAGAKPLNKPMMEWFTKHYLNNMNEAKDPRISLINANLKGLPPTTIITAEIDPLHDDGTMLADKLSAAGVKVNSKNYEGVTHEFYGMAIVVPQAKEAQAYAAEQLKAALK
- a CDS encoding SDR family NAD(P)-dependent oxidoreductase, with translation MKSALITGANKGIGLATARELLQNEYFVYIGCRDIQKGEVAVNDLLASGFGNIKAIELDVTNSKSILSAKNIIEKEQGKLDVLINNAGISGGFPQSALTATLEQFYSVFATNLFGVVSVTQIFVELLKKSEQPRIVNVSTAMASITIASNPESPTNEFKTSVYQSSKAALNMYTVNLAYELRDSSKFKINMVCPGYTQTDFTGHQGTSTPELAGKRIAKYAMIDEKGPTGKFISEEYFPEPASCPW
- a CDS encoding alpha-ketoglutarate-dependent dioxygenase AlkB translates to MPWEQRIQKMYDKMVITPRLTAWYGDSKDNESADNNTSNTNSWTPELITLKERIEKEFGYRFNGVLLNLYRDNNDSVAWHRDKESRYGKRPVIASISLGETRNFDFRKKEHHQSKYSLPLTNGSLLIMKGDLQEHWEHRIAKSTILMKERINLTFRLIRDL